One Mycolicibacterium fortuitum subsp. fortuitum genomic window carries:
- a CDS encoding LLM class flavin-dependent oxidoreductase, translating into MNTPLSILDLAPISAGSDAVTALRNTVDLARHAEQWGYQRYWVAEHHLVSVASSSPAVLVGQIAAATERIRVGTAAVQLGHTTAVAVVESFGTLAAFHPGRIDLGVGRSGQKRAEAVRDKPREPRPPRQWHEIDGVVIPTPYDVSALMRDPRLRSRMAVLQQPEAVTPDFAEQVDDILAMLAGRYDVGTVVPGAGADLTPWVFGSSKGQSARVAAARGLPFVASYHITPATALEAIEVYRNGFTPSESLSEPYVAVSADVVVADDEATARRLASSYGHWVYSVRAGGGAMPYPDPAECAPLSDEQLDVVRDRIATQFVGDPDQVAARLQALQRVSGADELVITSVTHRHADRLRSHQLIAERWAQ; encoded by the coding sequence GTGAACACCCCGCTGTCGATCCTCGACCTGGCTCCGATCAGTGCGGGCAGTGATGCGGTGACCGCGCTGCGGAACACGGTCGATTTGGCCCGGCACGCCGAACAGTGGGGCTACCAACGCTATTGGGTCGCCGAGCATCACCTCGTCTCGGTGGCCAGCTCGTCGCCCGCGGTGCTGGTGGGGCAGATCGCAGCGGCGACCGAGAGGATCAGGGTCGGCACCGCGGCCGTGCAACTCGGGCACACCACGGCGGTCGCAGTGGTCGAGAGTTTCGGCACGCTGGCCGCGTTCCATCCGGGACGGATCGACCTGGGGGTGGGCCGCTCCGGTCAGAAGCGCGCCGAAGCAGTGCGAGACAAGCCGCGTGAGCCCCGACCGCCACGCCAGTGGCACGAGATCGACGGTGTGGTGATCCCCACGCCGTACGACGTCAGTGCACTCATGCGGGATCCGCGGCTGCGCTCCCGTATGGCGGTGCTGCAGCAGCCAGAGGCTGTCACACCGGATTTCGCCGAACAGGTCGATGACATCCTGGCCATGCTCGCCGGCCGGTACGACGTGGGCACCGTCGTTCCCGGTGCGGGCGCCGACCTGACACCGTGGGTGTTCGGCAGCAGCAAGGGGCAGAGCGCGCGTGTCGCCGCTGCGCGCGGGCTGCCGTTCGTCGCGAGCTATCACATCACCCCGGCAACGGCACTGGAGGCAATCGAGGTGTACCGCAACGGTTTCACCCCGTCCGAGAGCCTCTCGGAGCCGTATGTGGCGGTGTCGGCCGACGTGGTCGTGGCCGACGACGAGGCCACCGCGCGACGACTGGCGTCCAGCTACGGGCACTGGGTGTACTCGGTCCGGGCCGGTGGCGGTGCGATGCCCTACCCGGATCCCGCCGAGTGTGCCCCGTTGTCCGACGAGCAGCTGGACGTGGTCCGCGACCGCATCGCAACGCAATTCGTGGGAGACCCAGATCAGGTGGCGGCGCGCCTGCAAGCTCTGCAACGGGTCAGCGGGGCGGACGAACTCGTCATCACCTCGGTGACGCACCGGCACGCCGACCGCCTGCGCTCCCACCAGCTGATAGCCGAGCGCTGGGCCCAGTAG
- a CDS encoding MBL fold metallo-hydrolase, with the protein MAAALTAITEHVHFAQTDLVNWTLVTDGDRVMLIDAGFPGQRDDVIGSVRQLGFAIDDIAAVLLTHAHIDHFGTAIWLAKTRGTPVFCHTAELGHTKREYLEQAAPADVVRNIWQPRWLKWAATITAKGGMNHAGIPTARALTDDDDLPGNPVPVPTPGHTGGHCSFIVDGVLVSGDALVTGHPLLKNTGPTLLPALFNHDEAGCLSSLKTLATVEADVMLPGHGPVWRGSIADAAATAAAVHA; encoded by the coding sequence ATGGCAGCAGCCCTGACCGCGATCACCGAGCATGTGCACTTCGCCCAAACCGACTTGGTCAACTGGACGCTGGTGACCGACGGGGACCGGGTCATGCTGATCGACGCGGGGTTCCCGGGGCAGCGCGACGACGTCATCGGTTCGGTCCGCCAACTCGGGTTCGCCATCGACGACATCGCGGCCGTACTGCTCACCCATGCGCACATCGACCACTTCGGTACCGCGATCTGGCTCGCGAAAACCCGTGGCACACCGGTCTTTTGCCACACCGCCGAACTCGGGCACACCAAGCGCGAATACCTCGAGCAGGCCGCGCCTGCCGATGTGGTGCGCAACATCTGGCAGCCCCGCTGGCTGAAGTGGGCGGCCACCATCACCGCCAAGGGCGGGATGAACCACGCCGGTATCCCCACCGCACGGGCACTGACCGATGACGACGATCTCCCGGGCAATCCGGTGCCGGTTCCCACCCCGGGTCACACGGGCGGGCACTGCTCGTTCATCGTCGACGGTGTCCTGGTCAGCGGCGACGCCCTGGTCACCGGGCATCCACTGCTGAAGAACACCGGGCCGACGTTGCTGCCGGCGCTGTTCAACCACGACGAGGCGGGCTGCCTGTCGAGTCTGAAGACGCTGGCCACCGTCGAGGCGGACGTCATGCTGCCCGGACACGGACCCGTGTGGCGCGGATCGATCGCTGATGCCGCCGCCACCGCCGCAGCCGTCCACGCTTAG
- a CDS encoding GNAT family N-acetyltransferase: MSGVRFVAVGLDDSLAAPLLAELSVEYSERYGGTPEQMMVWLRGKSAEEFTPPGGGLYIGVLDGMPVTGGAFTRFDADTAELKRIWTAVRYRKRGYGRVLLAHLECEIAARGYRRVYLTTGHLQPEAEALYDSAGYTRLTAPLPAEGEGTVFPIAFEKQLPGKEPR; encoded by the coding sequence GTGAGCGGTGTGCGGTTCGTCGCGGTCGGCCTGGATGATTCACTGGCCGCCCCGCTGCTGGCCGAGCTGTCGGTCGAATACTCCGAGCGCTACGGCGGAACACCCGAACAGATGATGGTGTGGCTGCGTGGGAAATCGGCCGAAGAGTTCACTCCGCCGGGCGGCGGCCTGTACATCGGCGTCCTCGACGGCATGCCGGTCACCGGCGGCGCCTTCACCCGGTTCGACGCAGACACCGCCGAGCTCAAACGCATCTGGACCGCCGTCCGATACCGGAAGCGTGGCTACGGGCGGGTGCTGCTGGCCCACCTCGAGTGTGAGATCGCCGCGCGCGGATACCGAAGGGTCTATCTGACCACCGGGCACCTGCAGCCGGAGGCCGAGGCGCTCTACGACTCTGCCGGTTACACCCGGCTCACCGCGCCGCTGCCGGCCGAGGGGGAGGGGACGGTCTTCCCGATCGCCTTCGAGAAGCAGTTGCCGGGGAAGGAGCCCAGGTGA